From one Streptomyces sp. SCSIO 30461 genomic stretch:
- a CDS encoding type II secretion system F family protein — protein sequence MCAAACAGAAAWLSAIGDPLTWRARSTFTTGDAVPFAPGWAGDLRCRLARRFRREWLCLPVSVLPALLGGSPLPLLVGAIAVPVVGRRLRAAEARRVKERGVDAVIALCGGLAGELRAGCQPGQALLAVARATGALGGAEAAVLAAARFGGDVPAQLRRASRQPGAGGLAGLAACWRVSVDGGAGLAAGVDRLETALRGEREQREGLRAQLAGAWSTVVILALLPVVGLALGSALGAGPLRVLLHTPAGLSCLLVGGLLEAAGLSWAVRIVQAGARS from the coding sequence ATGTGCGCCGCGGCCTGCGCCGGTGCTGCGGCCTGGTTGTCGGCCATCGGAGACCCGCTCACCTGGAGAGCCCGGTCGACGTTCACCACGGGGGATGCCGTCCCGTTCGCGCCAGGCTGGGCAGGGGACTTGCGGTGCCGGCTGGCGCGACGGTTCCGGCGGGAGTGGCTCTGCCTGCCCGTGTCGGTGTTGCCGGCACTGCTGGGAGGTTCGCCGCTGCCGCTACTCGTGGGAGCCATCGCAGTTCCCGTGGTGGGTCGGCGGTTGCGCGCCGCCGAAGCGCGGAGGGTGAAGGAGCGCGGGGTCGACGCGGTGATCGCGTTGTGCGGTGGGCTCGCCGGTGAGCTCCGAGCCGGGTGCCAGCCCGGTCAGGCGCTGTTGGCCGTCGCCCGCGCCACGGGGGCGCTCGGCGGGGCGGAAGCGGCCGTGCTGGCCGCCGCACGGTTCGGCGGTGATGTACCCGCGCAGTTGCGTCGGGCGTCGCGGCAGCCGGGTGCGGGCGGGCTCGCAGGGCTCGCCGCCTGCTGGCGGGTGTCGGTGGACGGAGGAGCGGGACTGGCCGCCGGAGTGGACCGCCTGGAGACGGCGCTTCGCGGAGAACGAGAGCAACGAGAGGGACTACGCGCCCAATTGGCCGGTGCGTGGTCGACCGTCGTGATTCTGGCGTTGCTTCCGGTGGTGGGGTTGGCGCTCGGTTCGGCGCTGGGGGCGGGGCCGCTGAGGGTGCTGCTGCACACACCTGCCGGGCTGAGCTGTCTGCTCGTGGGCGGGCTGCTGGAGGCAGCGGGGCTGAGCTGGGCGGTGCGCATCGTCCAGGCTGGAGCGCGGTCATGA
- a CDS encoding TadE family type IV pilus minor pilin produces MRSSEGAGVGSPALPWDRGAVTAEAAVGISVLVAFAMALVWGLMAAAAQIKCVDAARAGARAAARSEPRGAVLAAARSAAPPGAEVLIGREGDLWRVRVKAPAPGPGSLALDLDAQAVALAEDSVGSETP; encoded by the coding sequence ATGCGCAGTTCTGAGGGCGCCGGAGTCGGGTCACCGGCGCTGCCATGGGACCGCGGAGCCGTGACGGCGGAGGCGGCGGTGGGCATTTCGGTGCTGGTGGCGTTCGCCATGGCTCTCGTTTGGGGTCTGATGGCGGCAGCGGCACAGATCAAGTGTGTGGACGCCGCCAGGGCGGGAGCCCGGGCGGCGGCCAGATCGGAGCCCCGGGGAGCGGTGCTGGCAGCCGCCCGGTCGGCAGCCCCGCCCGGAGCCGAAGTCCTCATCGGACGGGAGGGAGACCTCTGGCGGGTGCGGGTGAAGGCCCCCGCACCCGGGCCGGGGTCACTGGCGCTCGACCTGGACGCACAGGCCGTCGCGCTCGCCGAGGACAGCGTGGGCTCGGAGACGCCATGA
- a CDS encoding ATP-binding protein translates to MATVELRFSAQPEHVRTARLVAAAVARRAGVDETVLDEVRLAVGEACSRAVGLHRVNGLTAPVRVLLTEEEKTFSIEVADEVPVAGADGAEAGTASGAASAPGVDEASDGGGEDQMGLAVISGLVDDVEVSSGADGGVIRMSWPINPAKVTS, encoded by the coding sequence ATGGCCACCGTCGAACTGCGCTTCAGCGCTCAGCCCGAGCATGTCAGGACGGCCCGTCTGGTCGCCGCTGCCGTGGCGCGCCGGGCCGGGGTCGACGAGACCGTGCTGGACGAGGTCAGGCTCGCCGTCGGCGAGGCGTGCAGCCGTGCCGTGGGACTCCACCGCGTCAACGGCCTGACCGCCCCCGTTCGGGTGCTGCTGACCGAGGAGGAGAAGACCTTCTCGATCGAGGTCGCCGACGAGGTGCCCGTCGCCGGTGCGGATGGCGCGGAAGCCGGGACCGCGTCTGGTGCCGCTTCCGCTCCGGGAGTCGACGAGGCGTCGGACGGCGGCGGCGAGGACCAGATGGGGCTTGCGGTGATCAGCGGGCTCGTCGACGACGTCGAGGTGTCGTCCGGCGCCGACGGCGGTGTCATCAGGATGAGCTGGCCGATCAATCCGGCCAAGGTCACTTCGTAA
- a CDS encoding STAS domain-containing protein, translated as MDLSLSTRNVSGPGGDRTVVEVGGEIDVYTAPKLREQLVELVNDGSYHLVVDMEGVDFLDSTGLGVLVGGLKRVRAHEGSLRLVCNQERILKIFRITGLTKVFPIHTTVDEAVAATD; from the coding sequence GTGGACCTGTCCCTGTCGACTCGCAATGTGTCCGGCCCTGGTGGCGACCGTACGGTCGTCGAGGTCGGTGGCGAGATTGATGTGTATACCGCGCCCAAGCTGCGCGAGCAGTTGGTCGAGTTGGTGAACGACGGCAGCTACCACCTGGTTGTCGACATGGAGGGTGTGGACTTCCTCGACTCGACCGGCCTCGGCGTTCTGGTGGGCGGTCTCAAGCGTGTGCGTGCGCACGAAGGCTCGCTGCGCCTGGTCTGCAACCAGGAGCGCATTCTCAAGATCTTCCGGATCACCGGTCTGACCAAGGTGTTCCCCATCCACACGACGGTCGACGAGGCCGTCGCCGCGACCGACTGA
- a CDS encoding DUF4244 domain-containing protein: MTFTAWTKAWATGRARALVATWARRGTRRPWTDAGMTTSEYAMGTIAACAFAAVLYKIVTSGTVSGALESVIGRALDAQF; this comes from the coding sequence ATGACTTTCACGGCATGGACGAAGGCGTGGGCGACTGGGAGGGCGCGGGCGCTCGTCGCCACATGGGCACGGCGTGGCACCAGGCGACCCTGGACCGACGCGGGAATGACCACATCGGAGTACGCGATGGGCACGATCGCCGCGTGTGCCTTCGCCGCGGTGCTCTACAAGATCGTGACGAGCGGCACCGTCTCCGGGGCGCTCGAATCGGTCATCGGCAGGGCGCTCGATGCGCAGTTCTGA
- the ssd gene encoding septum site-determining protein Ssd — protein sequence MPRASGPPGSPGSRSDASERSEGPLIVTEDPALLDDLLRLCAAAGVEPQVHHTAPEDRGRGGWDSAPLVLVGDDAAVRCRGANRRNGVLLVGYDQDDPGVWRSAVEIGADCVLRLPDGESWLVDRIADVAEGVGRPALTVGVIGGSGGAGASTLAGALAVTAARRGWRTMLVDGDPLGGGIDVLLGGEGTEGRRWPDFAASKGRVAGGALEESLPAVHGLRVLSWDRGDMFTVPGEAMRAVLAAARRRGGVVVVDLPRRFDESVAEALAQLDAGLLLVPGELRAVAASRRVASAVGTVLSDLRMVVRGPYAAGLDERWMAEALGLPLVGELPWDTGLSADLEGGVPPGAGARGPLARFCAAFWEQALAGGAAR from the coding sequence GTGCCACGGGCGTCCGGTCCACCCGGTTCACCCGGATCGCGCAGTGATGCGAGCGAGCGGAGCGAAGGCCCGCTGATCGTCACCGAAGACCCCGCGCTTCTCGATGATCTCCTGCGGCTGTGCGCCGCGGCCGGCGTCGAGCCTCAGGTCCATCACACGGCGCCCGAAGACCGTGGAAGAGGTGGCTGGGACAGTGCCCCGCTCGTGCTGGTCGGCGACGACGCGGCCGTCCGCTGCAGGGGAGCGAACCGCAGAAACGGAGTGCTGCTGGTGGGGTACGACCAGGACGATCCTGGCGTCTGGCGATCGGCCGTCGAAATCGGCGCCGACTGCGTGCTGCGGCTGCCTGACGGTGAGAGCTGGCTTGTCGACCGCATCGCCGATGTCGCCGAGGGCGTCGGCCGGCCCGCGCTGACCGTCGGGGTGATCGGAGGCAGTGGAGGCGCCGGGGCGTCCACGCTCGCCGGTGCGCTCGCCGTCACGGCGGCTCGCCGGGGATGGCGGACCATGCTCGTCGATGGTGACCCGCTGGGCGGCGGCATCGACGTTCTGCTCGGCGGAGAGGGCACCGAGGGCAGGCGCTGGCCCGACTTCGCCGCGTCGAAGGGCCGGGTGGCCGGGGGCGCGCTGGAAGAGTCCCTTCCCGCGGTGCACGGGCTGCGGGTCCTCAGCTGGGATCGCGGTGACATGTTCACCGTGCCGGGGGAGGCGATGCGCGCGGTGCTCGCGGCGGCTCGTCGCCGGGGCGGAGTGGTGGTCGTGGATCTGCCGCGCCGGTTCGACGAAAGTGTCGCGGAGGCCTTGGCGCAGCTTGACGCCGGTCTGCTGCTGGTGCCGGGGGAGCTTCGTGCGGTCGCGGCGTCGCGTCGCGTCGCATCTGCGGTGGGTACGGTGCTCTCCGATCTGCGGATGGTGGTGCGGGGCCCATACGCCGCGGGGCTGGACGAGCGGTGGATGGCCGAAGCCCTCGGCTTGCCACTGGTGGGCGAACTGCCGTGGGATACCGGGCTGAGCGCGGATCTGGAGGGTGGCGTCCCGCCGGGAGCCGGAGCGCGGGGGCCGTTGGCCCGGTTCTGCGCGGCGTTCTGGGAGCAGGCGCTGGCCGGAGGTGCTGCCCGATGA
- a CDS encoding Rv3654c family TadE-like protein — protein sequence MRPGHDRGSATVWAAMAICAVCVVFAAVVALGQAVIARHQAGAAADLAAIAAADRALEGIPGACAAAARVTAAQGAVMIRCAVESEIADVTVRAGDAPFASEVRSRAGPP from the coding sequence ATGAGACCGGGGCACGACAGGGGTTCGGCGACCGTGTGGGCCGCCATGGCGATCTGTGCGGTGTGCGTGGTCTTCGCCGCGGTGGTGGCGCTGGGGCAGGCGGTCATCGCCCGCCATCAGGCCGGCGCAGCGGCGGATCTCGCGGCCATCGCCGCAGCGGACCGCGCTCTCGAAGGCATACCGGGAGCCTGCGCCGCCGCGGCTCGGGTGACCGCTGCCCAAGGGGCGGTCATGATCCGGTGCGCTGTGGAGTCGGAGATCGCCGATGTGACGGTGCGCGCCGGCGACGCCCCCTTCGCATCGGAGGTCAGGTCCCGCGCGGGGCCTCCGTGA
- a CDS encoding HAD-IB family hydrolase, translated as MLGFVENHSLPRAAAFFDLDKTVIAKSSTLTFSKSFYQGGLINRRAVLRTAYTQFVFLAGGADHDQMERMRQYLSALCKGWNVRHVKELVAETLHDLIDPIIYDEAASLIEEHHTAGRDVVIVSTSGAEVVEPIGELLGADRVVATRMVVGEDGCYTGEIEYYAYGPTKAEAVRELAASEGYDLSRCYAYSDSATDIPMLESVGHAYAVNPDRTLRREAVSRGWPVLVFNRPVRLKQRLPRFTMPPRPALLAAAAVGAAAATAGLVWYASRRRGGSGARI; from the coding sequence ATGCTCGGCTTCGTGGAAAACCACTCCTTGCCGCGCGCAGCAGCGTTCTTTGACCTGGACAAGACGGTCATTGCGAAGTCATCGACGCTGACCTTCAGCAAGTCCTTCTACCAAGGAGGACTGATCAACCGACGCGCCGTACTGCGCACCGCCTACACGCAGTTCGTGTTCCTCGCAGGCGGTGCCGACCACGACCAGATGGAGCGGATGCGCCAGTATCTGTCGGCGCTCTGCAAAGGCTGGAACGTACGCCACGTCAAGGAGCTCGTCGCCGAGACGCTCCACGATCTGATCGACCCGATCATCTACGACGAGGCGGCCTCCCTCATCGAGGAACACCACACCGCAGGACGGGATGTCGTGATCGTCTCGACTTCCGGTGCCGAGGTGGTCGAGCCGATCGGCGAGTTGCTCGGCGCCGACCGCGTGGTGGCGACCCGGATGGTCGTCGGCGAAGACGGCTGCTACACCGGGGAGATCGAGTACTACGCCTACGGCCCGACCAAGGCCGAAGCCGTGCGGGAACTCGCCGCCTCCGAGGGGTACGACCTTTCACGCTGCTACGCGTACAGCGACTCCGCCACCGATATCCCGATGCTGGAGTCGGTCGGTCACGCCTACGCGGTCAATCCGGACCGCACGCTGCGCCGCGAGGCGGTCTCACGCGGCTGGCCCGTGCTCGTATTCAACCGTCCGGTGCGACTGAAACAGCGGTTGCCGCGGTTCACCATGCCGCCGCGACCCGCTCTGCTCGCGGCGGCTGCGGTCGGTGCGGCAGCGGCGACGGCGGGACTCGTCTGGTACGCCAGTCGGCGGCGCGGTGGATCCGGTGCCCGTATTTGA
- a CDS encoding type II secretion system F family protein: MNGGSVHSLGIPGPEVRVLVAEAVVWLTLALADWRREYRLRRRFDALMAAPASVLPERRELPARTGAWVRRWAPPASAVVIGCVLTGPVTGPLLGAAGAYGLWRWQQGRARDRGAAQDRAVEQLPLAADLLAACLSAGAGPREAAEAVGESLGGPVGERLALAAAELRLGGEPARAWGRFGRIPGAAGLARCLERAGSSGAPAAEPVSRLAAGLRAERTRAAAARAQRAQVLITAPVGLCFLPAFLAIGVAPVVIGLAEGLLSGR; encoded by the coding sequence ATGAACGGCGGATCTGTCCACAGCCTGGGGATACCGGGGCCGGAAGTGCGCGTGCTGGTTGCGGAGGCTGTGGTCTGGCTGACCCTGGCACTGGCCGACTGGCGGCGTGAGTACCGACTGCGTCGACGGTTCGATGCCCTCATGGCGGCGCCGGCGTCCGTGCTGCCTGAGCGGCGGGAACTGCCGGCCCGGACCGGGGCGTGGGTGAGGCGTTGGGCTCCGCCCGCGAGCGCGGTGGTCATCGGATGCGTTTTGACCGGCCCCGTGACTGGGCCGCTGCTGGGCGCCGCGGGTGCCTACGGCCTATGGCGATGGCAGCAGGGCCGGGCACGGGACAGGGGTGCGGCGCAGGACCGCGCGGTGGAGCAGCTTCCGCTCGCCGCGGATCTCCTGGCCGCCTGCCTCTCCGCGGGGGCGGGGCCACGGGAGGCTGCGGAAGCCGTGGGGGAGTCCCTGGGCGGGCCGGTGGGCGAGCGACTCGCGCTGGCCGCCGCCGAGCTGCGGCTCGGTGGTGAACCGGCGAGGGCTTGGGGCCGGTTCGGCCGGATACCGGGTGCGGCCGGGCTGGCCCGGTGTCTCGAGCGCGCCGGTTCATCGGGGGCACCGGCCGCCGAGCCCGTTTCACGGCTGGCCGCAGGGCTCAGGGCTGAGCGGACCAGAGCCGCGGCGGCGCGGGCCCAGCGCGCCCAGGTCCTGATCACGGCTCCCGTAGGGCTCTGCTTTCTGCCCGCGTTCCTCGCGATCGGGGTTGCCCCGGTGGTGATCGGGCTTGCCGAAGGGCTGTTGAGCGGTCGCTGA
- a CDS encoding TadA family conjugal transfer-associated ATPase gives MTAALLEAVRQRLAESGAEPTPARVAAALRAQGRLLGDTEVLGAAEELRGELVGTGPLESLLADPAVTDVLVSAPDRVWVDRGGGLELTGVGFSDAAAVRRLAQRLAAVAGRRLDDARPWVDARLPDGTRMHAVLPPVSVGATCLSLRVVRPRAFSLSELTAAGTIPPGGDQLLRALVEARISYVISGGTGTGKTTLLSTLLGLVGERERIVLAEDSAELRPDHPHVVRLESRPANQEGAGEVTLRDLVRQALRMRPDRLVVGEVRGAEVLDLLAALNTGHDGSGTVHANTAADVPARLEALGTAAGLDRAALHSQLAAAVSVVLHLVRDRDGCRRIAEVHVLERDAAGLAVAVPALRWGAAGFTRERGWERLCTLVGGAW, from the coding sequence ATGACCGCGGCACTGCTCGAAGCGGTGCGGCAGCGGCTGGCCGAGAGTGGTGCCGAGCCGACACCGGCAAGAGTCGCGGCAGCCCTCCGGGCGCAGGGAAGGCTCCTCGGCGACACGGAAGTCCTCGGCGCGGCCGAGGAGTTGAGAGGTGAGCTGGTGGGGACGGGCCCGCTGGAGTCGCTGCTCGCCGACCCAGCGGTGACGGATGTGCTGGTGTCCGCCCCGGACAGGGTCTGGGTGGACCGCGGCGGAGGTCTGGAACTCACCGGCGTCGGCTTCAGCGACGCGGCGGCCGTGCGCAGACTGGCGCAGCGGCTCGCCGCAGTGGCCGGGCGGCGATTGGACGACGCCCGTCCCTGGGTGGACGCCAGGCTCCCCGACGGCACGCGGATGCACGCCGTGCTGCCCCCGGTATCGGTGGGTGCCACCTGCCTGTCGCTGCGGGTGGTGCGTCCGAGGGCCTTCTCCCTAAGCGAACTCACTGCGGCGGGCACGATTCCACCGGGTGGAGACCAACTGCTCAGGGCCCTGGTCGAGGCGCGGATCTCCTATGTGATCAGCGGCGGCACCGGCACGGGGAAGACGACGTTGCTGAGCACGCTGCTCGGTCTGGTCGGAGAACGCGAGCGGATCGTACTGGCCGAGGACTCAGCCGAGTTGCGGCCCGACCATCCCCATGTGGTCCGGCTGGAGTCCCGTCCTGCCAACCAGGAGGGAGCGGGCGAGGTCACCCTGCGCGACCTGGTGCGGCAGGCGCTGCGGATGCGGCCGGACCGGTTGGTCGTCGGCGAAGTGCGGGGCGCTGAAGTCTTGGACCTGCTGGCGGCGTTGAACACAGGACACGACGGCAGTGGCACCGTCCACGCGAATACGGCCGCAGACGTACCGGCCCGGCTCGAGGCCCTGGGCACCGCGGCCGGTCTTGACCGGGCGGCCCTGCACAGTCAACTGGCCGCGGCCGTGTCGGTGGTGCTGCATCTCGTACGTGACCGGGACGGCTGTCGCCGGATCGCCGAGGTGCATGTGCTGGAGCGGGACGCGGCAGGGCTCGCAGTGGCGGTTCCGGCGTTGCGCTGGGGTGCGGCGGGTTTCACCCGGGAGCGCGGCTGGGAGCGGCTGTGCACGCTGGTCGGGGGTGCGTGGTGA
- a CDS encoding oxidoreductase → MSTNAPDPLAALGTLPGVGDAVDSVRKAVDRVYGHRVMRRRSNEVASEAALRGARGSAALAGADWPLEEVRRRSDFGAEDEARTVGAALRLTAEAGQLLSIWRQSPLRVLARLHLVAAGGAVTRDEAVGRPRVADEKADEPLITAPLPDADEVAARLDGLSRLVIAGSSAPALVMAAVVHGELLALRPFTSYNGLVARTAERIVLVGSGLDPKSICPAEVGHAELGRADYAAAFDGYLSGAPEGMAAWITHCGRAVELGVRESTAVCEALQRGAA, encoded by the coding sequence ATGAGTACGAACGCCCCGGACCCCTTGGCCGCACTCGGCACCCTGCCCGGAGTCGGGGATGCCGTCGATTCCGTACGCAAGGCCGTCGACCGCGTCTACGGCCATCGGGTCATGCGGCGGCGCAGCAACGAGGTCGCGTCTGAGGCGGCGCTGCGCGGAGCCCGTGGCTCGGCGGCGCTCGCCGGGGCCGACTGGCCGCTGGAGGAGGTGCGGCGGCGCAGCGACTTCGGCGCCGAGGACGAGGCCCGTACCGTCGGAGCCGCCCTGAGGCTGACCGCCGAGGCCGGCCAGTTGCTCTCCATCTGGCGCCAGTCACCGTTGCGGGTGCTGGCCCGGCTGCACTTGGTTGCCGCAGGCGGCGCCGTGACGCGGGATGAGGCGGTCGGACGTCCGCGGGTCGCCGACGAGAAGGCCGACGAGCCGCTCATCACGGCTCCGCTGCCGGATGCCGACGAGGTCGCGGCCAGGCTCGACGGGCTCTCGAGGCTGGTGATCGCGGGCAGTTCGGCCCCCGCGCTGGTGATGGCGGCTGTGGTGCACGGTGAGCTACTCGCGCTGCGCCCGTTCACGTCGTACAACGGACTTGTCGCCCGCACGGCCGAACGCATCGTCCTCGTGGGCAGCGGTCTCGACCCCAAGTCGATCTGTCCTGCCGAGGTCGGCCACGCCGAACTCGGGCGTGCCGACTATGCCGCCGCCTTTGACGGATACCTGTCAGGGGCCCCGGAGGGGATGGCTGCCTGGATCACGCACTGCGGACGGGCCGTGGAGCTGGGGGTGCGGGAGTCCACGGCGGTCTGTGAGGCGCTGCAACGGGGTGCGGCCTAG
- a CDS encoding DEAD/DEAH box helicase: protein MAFNHLPAAMHDALGPLSVTPVTHSVPMAKNHRPRRPAESGETRRPSPGTVLDRLTTGAGRAARITHTEHLPPRPGRHAVWPHRIRTEVISAIEQAGIEHPWVHQATAAEHALDGESVVIATGTASGKSLAYLAPVLSTLLDGSEAPNGRGTTALYLAPTKALAADQRRAVRELAAPLGNRVRPAVYDGDTPVEEREWVRQYANYVLTNPDMLHRGMLPSHPRWSSFLRSLRYVVIDECHTYRGVFGSHVAQVLRRLRRICARYGSDPVFLLASATAAEPAAAARRLTGVPVTEVSDDASPRGELVFALWEPPLTELRGEKGAPVRRTATAETADLLTDLTVQGVRTVAFVRSRRGAELISVIAQERLAEVDRSLARRVAAYRGGYLPEERRALERALHSGELLGLAATTALELGVDVSGLDAVVIAGYPGTRASLWQQAGRAGRAGQGALAVLVARDDPLDTFLVHHPEALFRQPVETTVLDPDNPYVLAPHLCAAAAELPLTEDDLALFGPAAAGLLPQMEGSGLLRRRASGWYWTRRERAADLTDIRGEGGRPVQIVEATTGRLLGTVDESASHTAVHEGAVHLHQGRTYLVKRLDLDDSAALVEEAAPPYSTTARDTTSISILDTDTEVPWGPGRLCYGSVEVTNQVVSFLRRKLITGEVLGETKLDLPPRTLRTRAVWWTVTEDQLEAARVNPEQLGGALHAAEHASIGLLPLFATCDRWDIGGVSVPLHPDTLLPTVFVYDGHPGGAGFAERAFHTAREWLAATREAIAACECEAGCPSCIQSPKCGNGNEPLHKRAAVRLLTVLLRGAPADGAPGGPDDSAERS from the coding sequence ATGGCATTCAATCACTTACCAGCAGCCATGCACGACGCCTTGGGACCATTGTCCGTCACGCCGGTGACACACTCGGTGCCGATGGCCAAGAATCACCGTCCCAGACGACCCGCCGAGAGCGGGGAGACCCGCCGCCCCTCCCCCGGCACGGTCCTCGACCGGCTCACCACGGGGGCCGGCCGGGCTGCGCGCATCACTCATACGGAGCACTTGCCCCCCAGGCCGGGCCGTCATGCGGTCTGGCCCCATCGCATCCGTACGGAAGTGATCTCCGCCATCGAGCAGGCCGGCATCGAACATCCCTGGGTCCATCAGGCTACCGCCGCCGAACACGCACTGGACGGCGAGTCGGTGGTGATCGCCACCGGTACCGCGTCCGGCAAGTCACTGGCCTATCTCGCCCCGGTGCTCAGCACCCTGCTCGACGGCTCCGAGGCCCCCAACGGGCGCGGCACCACGGCCCTCTACCTCGCCCCGACCAAAGCCCTGGCCGCCGACCAGCGGCGGGCGGTGCGAGAACTGGCCGCCCCGCTCGGCAACCGGGTGCGACCGGCCGTGTACGACGGGGACACACCCGTCGAAGAGCGCGAATGGGTCCGCCAGTACGCGAACTACGTGCTCACCAACCCGGACATGCTCCATCGCGGGATGCTTCCCTCGCATCCCCGCTGGTCCTCCTTCCTGCGCTCGCTGCGCTATGTGGTCATCGACGAGTGCCACACCTACCGGGGCGTCTTCGGCTCCCATGTGGCCCAGGTGCTACGGCGGCTGCGGCGGATATGCGCCAGATACGGCTCGGACCCGGTGTTCCTCCTCGCCTCCGCCACCGCGGCGGAACCGGCCGCCGCCGCCCGCCGCCTGACCGGTGTGCCCGTCACCGAGGTGTCCGACGACGCCTCACCGCGCGGTGAGCTCGTCTTCGCTCTCTGGGAGCCTCCGCTCACCGAGCTGCGCGGAGAGAAGGGCGCCCCGGTCCGCCGCACGGCCACCGCTGAGACCGCCGACCTGCTCACCGATCTGACGGTCCAAGGCGTACGCACGGTCGCGTTCGTACGCTCCCGGCGCGGAGCCGAACTGATCTCCGTCATCGCCCAGGAGCGCCTGGCCGAGGTGGACCGCTCCCTCGCCCGGAGGGTCGCCGCCTACCGCGGCGGCTACCTGCCGGAGGAGCGCCGTGCCCTGGAGCGCGCACTGCACTCGGGTGAGCTGCTCGGCCTCGCGGCGACCACGGCCCTGGAACTCGGCGTAGACGTGTCAGGGCTCGACGCGGTCGTGATCGCCGGTTATCCGGGCACCCGGGCCTCGCTCTGGCAACAGGCGGGGCGGGCGGGCCGCGCGGGGCAGGGCGCCCTCGCCGTGCTGGTCGCCCGCGACGACCCGCTCGACACCTTCCTCGTCCACCACCCGGAAGCGCTCTTCCGGCAGCCGGTCGAGACGACCGTCCTCGACCCCGACAACCCGTATGTCCTCGCCCCGCACCTGTGCGCAGCCGCCGCGGAGCTTCCACTGACGGAGGACGATCTCGCCCTGTTCGGCCCCGCCGCAGCCGGGCTGCTCCCACAGATGGAGGGCTCGGGGCTGCTGCGCAGGCGCGCCTCCGGCTGGTACTGGACCCGGCGCGAGCGTGCCGCCGACCTCACGGACATCCGGGGTGAGGGCGGGCGCCCGGTGCAGATCGTCGAGGCCACGACCGGCCGGCTGCTCGGAACAGTGGACGAGTCCGCCTCGCACACGGCCGTCCACGAGGGAGCCGTCCACCTCCATCAGGGCCGTACGTACCTGGTGAAGCGCCTGGACCTGGACGACTCGGCCGCCCTCGTCGAAGAGGCCGCCCCGCCCTACTCCACCACCGCTCGTGACACCACCTCCATCTCCATCCTGGATACGGACACCGAGGTCCCGTGGGGTCCCGGGCGGTTGTGCTACGGCTCCGTCGAAGTCACCAACCAGGTCGTCTCCTTCCTCCGCCGCAAGCTGATCACCGGTGAGGTACTGGGCGAGACCAAGCTCGATCTGCCCCCGCGCACCCTGCGTACAAGAGCCGTGTGGTGGACGGTCACCGAGGACCAGTTGGAGGCCGCACGGGTGAACCCCGAGCAGCTGGGCGGCGCACTGCACGCCGCCGAGCATGCCTCCATCGGCCTGCTCCCGCTCTTCGCCACATGCGATCGCTGGGACATCGGCGGGGTCTCCGTCCCGTTGCATCCCGACACCCTGCTGCCCACGGTCTTCGTCTACGACGGCCACCCGGGCGGCGCGGGCTTCGCCGAGCGGGCCTTCCACACCGCCCGTGAGTGGCTGGCCGCGACCCGTGAAGCCATCGCCGCGTGCGAGTGCGAGGCCGGCTGCCCGTCGTGCATCCAGTCCCCCAAGTGCGGCAACGGCAACGAGCCGCTGCACAAGCGAGCCGCCGTACGACTTCTGACGGTCCTTCTCAGGGGCGCCCCGGCCGACGGGGCTCCTGGTGGCCCGGACGACTCGGCGGAGCGTTCCTGA